In the genome of Nonlabens sp. MB-3u-79, one region contains:
- a CDS encoding T9SS type A sorting domain-containing protein gives MNKKLIVSSILVFTVAVISLFVFNKEEKGIAEARALHRQFLENSPFKETIKLSRAERKALSLPPNAYNERMWELTMNPATGIPTPYKVKSIATDILKSAPGSSSRAWEERGPSNVGGRTRVTFYDPNDIGANNGDGTDYNRVFAGGVGGGLWVNNDITDVNSVWAIIPGLAANLNVSAYAIDPNDSMTFYIGTGEQYTAGAAVGNGLYKTIDGGSSWVEVPITPAGPGNLNAPSNLFTAGIFFITDVIVWDNNGSSEVFVGVGSTIYASPNFNISNPNNILGAQNAGLYRSPDDGTSWSRIENTSMEYIFGGQSFYVAPNDFEISATNQLYMGTISVPGTNFGGGRLYQSTDGVNWNLQSTITGGDRIEIAASSTNQNLFYIAAQVAGEGNLYKSVDALLTTTAINEPNDADSSIPPTDFTRGQAFYDLVIEVDPTNDQIIYAGGIDSFRSINGGASWNQISKWVNAFGLENLNISFVHADIHALTFHPTDPNQGVIGSDGGISWANSFVAADLSTTAISTRNNGYNVTQFYYGSIASNIGGGDDLVGGSQDNGTLAVQDASAGMNNFITELGGDGGHVEIDDAGGYAVITSQYNNHRYVSYPNYNFSYCIATTNCGDGGSNADGDFINVAELDSNLDYLYSNSKSFSGNNAIDACQLFANAAACNTITNFLITSNRPTAMKVSPYTLSSTTLLVGTELSALLVVTNANTTNPQWTAITGPNFLGSVSDVEFGTSEQEIYVTMHNYGVQNIWYTANGGTTWSEKEGNLPDLPVKAILANPLLPGEVIIGTEAGVYATSDFNSVSPSWQPLINGMTNVKVVDLDLRTADNTILATTHGRGMFTGTFDTLSISEFDTNDLGIKIYPTVSNGVIAITSNQNLAKTSIQIFNLSGQRVFETEKNLSSNETRVQLNISSGFYLVTLTANGRSQTEKIIIE, from the coding sequence ATGAATAAAAAACTAATTGTTTCAAGTATTTTAGTCTTTACGGTTGCCGTAATTAGCTTATTTGTTTTTAATAAAGAAGAAAAAGGAATCGCAGAGGCTAGAGCGCTCCACAGGCAATTCTTAGAAAACAGTCCTTTTAAGGAAACCATAAAACTTTCAAGAGCCGAACGTAAAGCACTTTCATTACCCCCTAACGCCTATAATGAACGCATGTGGGAACTGACCATGAATCCTGCGACAGGGATACCAACTCCTTATAAAGTAAAAAGCATAGCTACCGATATATTAAAAAGCGCTCCGGGTTCTAGCTCGAGAGCATGGGAAGAAAGAGGACCTTCTAATGTAGGAGGAAGAACCAGAGTCACATTTTATGATCCTAATGACATAGGAGCAAATAACGGAGATGGCACAGATTACAACAGAGTATTTGCCGGCGGTGTAGGTGGCGGTTTATGGGTAAATAACGACATCACTGACGTTAATTCTGTATGGGCTATAATTCCTGGCCTTGCGGCAAATCTAAATGTAAGCGCTTATGCGATAGACCCAAATGATTCCATGACTTTCTATATAGGAACAGGTGAACAATATACTGCGGGAGCAGCTGTAGGGAATGGCCTTTATAAAACTATTGATGGAGGAAGCTCTTGGGTCGAAGTACCTATTACACCCGCTGGACCTGGAAACTTAAACGCTCCTTCTAATTTATTTACCGCTGGAATTTTCTTTATTACTGATGTGATTGTATGGGATAACAATGGATCTAGTGAAGTCTTTGTTGGAGTAGGCTCTACCATTTATGCGTCACCCAATTTCAACATCTCCAATCCAAATAATATTTTAGGAGCTCAAAACGCAGGTCTTTATCGCAGTCCTGACGATGGAACTAGCTGGTCACGCATAGAAAATACCTCTATGGAATATATATTTGGCGGTCAAAGCTTTTATGTGGCTCCAAATGATTTTGAAATAAGTGCTACTAATCAACTTTATATGGGCACCATTTCAGTACCCGGAACAAATTTTGGCGGCGGTCGTTTGTACCAATCCACAGATGGAGTCAACTGGAACCTTCAAAGTACCATTACAGGTGGTGACCGTATAGAAATTGCTGCGTCTTCAACAAATCAAAATCTATTTTATATAGCAGCACAAGTAGCAGGTGAAGGAAATTTATATAAAAGTGTCGATGCCTTACTGACAACTACTGCAATCAACGAGCCTAATGATGCAGATAGCTCCATTCCCCCTACCGATTTTACAAGAGGACAAGCCTTTTATGATTTAGTGATAGAAGTAGACCCTACTAATGATCAAATTATTTATGCAGGAGGAATCGATTCCTTTAGGTCTATAAATGGAGGTGCCTCATGGAACCAAATCTCTAAATGGGTAAATGCATTTGGACTTGAAAATTTAAACATCTCTTTTGTACATGCTGATATCCACGCCTTGACGTTCCACCCAACAGACCCTAACCAAGGTGTCATAGGAAGCGATGGTGGTATTTCATGGGCAAACTCTTTTGTCGCTGCCGATTTATCGACCACCGCTATTTCTACTAGAAATAACGGTTATAATGTGACACAGTTCTACTATGGCAGCATCGCTTCAAATATTGGTGGAGGAGATGACCTTGTGGGCGGCTCACAAGACAATGGTACTTTGGCTGTACAAGATGCATCAGCTGGAATGAATAATTTTATTACCGAGTTAGGTGGAGATGGCGGTCACGTGGAAATAGATGATGCAGGTGGGTATGCTGTAATTACATCACAGTACAACAACCACAGATACGTGAGTTATCCTAATTATAATTTTAGTTATTGCATCGCTACTACTAATTGTGGAGATGGTGGAAGCAATGCTGATGGCGACTTTATCAATGTAGCAGAGCTGGATAGTAATTTAGACTACTTATACTCCAATAGTAAAAGCTTTAGTGGCAATAATGCCATAGACGCCTGTCAATTATTTGCTAACGCTGCAGCTTGTAATACCATAACAAATTTTCTAATAACTTCTAACCGACCTACGGCCATGAAAGTGTCCCCTTATACACTTTCCAGCACAACACTATTAGTAGGAACTGAATTATCTGCTCTTTTAGTAGTTACTAATGCAAATACTACAAACCCACAATGGACTGCTATTACGGGGCCTAACTTTCTTGGTAGTGTTTCAGACGTTGAATTTGGAACTAGTGAGCAAGAAATATATGTTACCATGCACAATTACGGTGTACAAAATATATGGTATACTGCTAACGGAGGAACTACTTGGAGTGAAAAAGAAGGAAACCTACCAGACCTACCAGTAAAAGCTATTCTCGCAAACCCCTTGTTACCTGGTGAAGTAATTATAGGTACAGAAGCAGGTGTCTATGCCACTAGTGACTTCAATAGTGTCAGTCCTTCATGGCAGCCGCTTATCAATGGAATGACTAATGTAAAAGTAGTGGACCTGGATCTGAGAACAGCAGATAACACCATACTTGCCACAACTCATGGTCGCGGCATGTTTACAGGAACTTTTGATACATTAAGCATCTCTGAATTTGACACAAATGACTTAGGGATTAAAATCTACCCTACTGTTTCTAATGGAGTGATAGCTATTACTTCTAATCAAAATCTGGCTAAAACGAGTATTCAGATATTTAACTTAAGCGGTCAGCGGGTGTTTGAAACAGAGAAAAACTTAAGTTCTAATGAAACTAGGGTACAGCTGAACATAAGTTCTGGTTTTTATCTAGTGACACTGACTGCAAATGGTCGTTCTCAAACAGAGAAGATTATTATTGAATAA
- the dgt gene encoding dGTP triphosphohydrolase, whose translation MNWQQLLSLKRYGDSQPRLRAQQDELRLGFEVDYDRVIFSQHFRSLQDKTQVIPLSQTGFVHTRLTHSLEVSVVGRSLGRMAGQRILEKHPDLQAAGYKQQDFGAIVAAAALAHDIGNPPFGHSGEKAIGSYFKTGLGAEIISTLSRKQQQDLLSYEGNANGYRLLNLDSPGTSGGLRLSYATLGAFIKYPKESLPYRPTKHVSQKKYGIFQADLDHFNDVAKELGLVNKGAMQETHYRHPLTYLVEAADDICYTIIDFEDGINLGWISEDHALEQLIKLVRDTIRTEVYTQLSTTSERLSYLRSLAINNLITDCISIFMEHEEAILAGNFPHALTDKSKYKAQIEDILSITVDKVYNNEEVVQKEIAGYKILQDILNAVIRASINDFEQMTSSYDQLILKSCKGLRLSGNDKYERILDVCGYVASLTDSKSIGLFEVINGKI comes from the coding sequence ATGAACTGGCAGCAATTACTATCTCTTAAAAGATATGGCGACTCACAACCTAGGCTTAGAGCGCAACAAGATGAATTAAGGTTGGGCTTTGAAGTAGACTATGATCGGGTTATTTTCTCTCAGCACTTCAGATCCCTTCAGGACAAAACTCAAGTCATCCCTTTAAGTCAGACAGGATTTGTTCATACCCGCCTTACGCACAGTCTAGAAGTAAGCGTTGTAGGTCGCTCTCTAGGAAGAATGGCTGGTCAGCGTATTCTAGAAAAGCATCCTGATCTACAGGCGGCTGGGTATAAACAACAGGATTTTGGCGCTATAGTTGCCGCAGCAGCTTTGGCACATGATATAGGGAATCCTCCTTTCGGTCATAGTGGAGAAAAAGCTATAGGTAGTTATTTTAAGACTGGACTAGGAGCTGAGATCATTAGTACGCTTTCGCGAAAGCAACAACAAGACCTGCTCTCATACGAAGGAAATGCAAATGGATACCGATTATTAAATCTCGATAGTCCAGGGACCTCTGGCGGGTTAAGACTTTCCTATGCCACCTTAGGAGCTTTTATCAAGTACCCAAAAGAATCCCTTCCTTATCGACCTACCAAACACGTTTCACAAAAAAAATACGGCATCTTTCAAGCAGATCTGGATCATTTTAATGATGTAGCAAAGGAACTAGGGCTGGTAAACAAGGGTGCTATGCAGGAGACTCACTACCGCCATCCACTCACCTATCTGGTAGAAGCTGCAGATGATATTTGTTACACCATAATTGATTTTGAAGACGGTATCAATTTAGGCTGGATCAGTGAAGATCACGCGCTAGAACAATTAATCAAGCTTGTCAGAGACACGATTAGGACTGAGGTTTACACCCAGTTATCTACTACTTCAGAGCGATTGTCTTATTTGAGATCACTAGCTATAAATAATCTTATAACCGACTGTATCTCTATATTTATGGAACATGAAGAGGCTATACTAGCTGGTAATTTTCCACATGCACTCACCGATAAGTCAAAATACAAAGCACAAATTGAAGACATTCTCAGCATTACCGTTGATAAGGTTTACAATAATGAAGAAGTTGTTCAAAAGGAAATTGCTGGATATAAAATTCTTCAAGACATTTTAAATGCGGTTATAAGAGCCAGTATCAATGATTTTGAGCAAATGACCAGTTCCTACGATCAATTGATTCTTAAATCCTGCAAAGGACTAAGATTAAGCGGGAACGATAAATATGAACGCATATTAGACGTTTGTGGTTATGTCGCCTCCCTTACAGACAGTAAGTCCATTGGGTTATTTGAAGTGATCAATGGTAAAATTTAA
- a CDS encoding TonB-dependent receptor produces the protein MKKLIFALFLILTAFASAQNGKVAGLITDKDFDDDPVAFASVQLKGTTLGAQSDMDGNFSIVAPVGTYTLVVTFVGMQTVEIPNVKIQEGTTTTVNIPMSAEAGVLDTIEIVVTKSRESQEALILEKKNSITIKQSIGAEELSQKGVSDAEGAVTKVSGVSKQAGVKNVFVRGLGDRYNSTSLNGLPLPSDDPEYKNISLDFFSSDLIESVDINKVFGSEITGDNAGANINIDLKGLSGREELGVGFSTGANMQTLGAEFKGIAGEGFFGFSDAELPVNNLNVYSFNNQLAPSSENNLVNLGLSINGGKRIDIGDNYLNIYGLLTFDNGYRFIDGNVKNTNSAGSIYLDQDFDKYEYETSQIGQFNLDYHFGKNNIEFLTMYIHKNTQSFQEYEGINNPEQEGDRVFVRRQQTNDNNLYVSQLLSHFQLSDRLDLDLKGSFNALRGSEPDRRNFEYLFRDGFYSPNIDSGGNNQRFFSKVQENDYNANALLKYDFNTNEEDERPNYFTVGGDIRWTHHIFQATTFNHTFDTRVAVDINDVDAIYNQPSLTSGNFRLETGRGSAINPQAFNPFYYIGDKIIFAGQGNYVKGFTEKFLLNVGMRFENVSQEVEYDTNIARSATNGPSKIDESLFLPSLGMKYSLNEDNIVRLGASRTYIMPRFKEIAPFRYDNPGGTATQGNPDLEISNVTNFDLAYEYYPSKGELISLTGFYKNIENPIARTEIPSGGNTLTYLNVGDKATVIGAEFELRKDIFSKEMPEAGLEMDRETKFALGFNASYIYSKQELNDPLAQFTETSTALQGAAPVLVNLDINYNTFINKSNVNTALVFNYFTERVYSVGTRGFENIKEIGVPTLDFVSSIGIGENGKLSLKARNLLNPEYRLERESNDGNIVLSNYKRGLDISLGYSYKF, from the coding sequence ATGAAGAAGTTAATTTTCGCTTTATTTTTAATACTAACTGCCTTTGCTTCAGCGCAAAATGGTAAAGTTGCAGGATTGATTACAGATAAAGATTTTGATGATGATCCAGTGGCATTTGCCTCTGTTCAGCTTAAAGGAACGACCTTGGGCGCACAGTCTGATATGGATGGAAACTTTTCCATAGTAGCACCAGTAGGAACTTATACGTTGGTAGTAACATTTGTAGGAATGCAAACTGTTGAAATTCCAAATGTAAAAATACAAGAAGGCACTACTACAACGGTTAATATCCCTATGAGTGCAGAAGCTGGAGTCTTGGATACTATTGAGATCGTAGTAACTAAAAGCAGAGAAAGCCAGGAAGCCTTGATACTTGAAAAAAAGAACTCCATAACTATAAAACAATCTATAGGTGCTGAAGAACTTTCACAAAAAGGAGTGAGCGATGCTGAAGGGGCGGTTACTAAAGTAAGTGGTGTATCTAAGCAAGCTGGTGTCAAGAATGTTTTTGTAAGAGGTCTAGGGGACCGTTACAACTCTACTTCCTTAAATGGCTTACCACTACCATCTGATGATCCTGAGTATAAAAATATCTCTTTAGACTTTTTTAGCAGTGATTTAATTGAAAGCGTAGATATTAATAAGGTGTTTGGATCTGAAATTACAGGAGATAATGCTGGTGCAAATATCAATATTGATTTAAAAGGACTTTCAGGCAGAGAAGAATTAGGAGTAGGTTTCTCTACCGGAGCAAACATGCAAACCTTAGGTGCTGAATTTAAAGGTATAGCAGGAGAAGGTTTCTTCGGGTTTAGTGATGCGGAGTTGCCTGTAAATAATCTCAATGTGTACAGTTTCAATAATCAACTCGCTCCTAGTTCAGAAAATAACCTGGTGAACTTAGGTCTTTCTATCAATGGTGGGAAACGTATTGATATAGGAGATAATTACTTGAACATCTACGGGCTTTTGACATTTGACAATGGGTACCGTTTTATTGACGGTAATGTAAAAAACACGAACAGTGCTGGAAGCATCTACTTAGATCAAGATTTTGATAAGTATGAGTATGAAACTTCTCAAATAGGACAGTTCAATCTAGACTATCATTTTGGAAAAAATAACATTGAGTTTTTAACTATGTACATTCATAAAAATACTCAGAGCTTTCAAGAATATGAAGGTATCAATAATCCAGAGCAAGAAGGAGACCGTGTTTTTGTAAGAAGACAGCAAACGAATGACAACAATCTTTACGTGAGTCAATTATTATCTCATTTTCAATTGAGCGATAGACTAGATCTTGACTTAAAGGGATCTTTTAACGCATTAAGAGGTAGTGAGCCAGACCGTAGAAATTTTGAATACTTATTTAGAGATGGTTTTTATTCTCCTAACATTGACTCAGGAGGTAACAACCAGAGATTTTTTAGTAAGGTACAAGAGAACGATTACAACGCAAATGCTTTGTTGAAGTATGACTTCAATACGAATGAAGAGGATGAACGTCCTAACTACTTCACCGTAGGAGGAGATATAAGATGGACGCACCACATTTTTCAGGCAACTACCTTTAACCATACTTTTGACACTCGTGTTGCTGTAGACATTAATGATGTAGACGCTATTTACAATCAACCATCATTAACTTCTGGGAACTTTAGATTAGAGACAGGAAGAGGAAGTGCTATCAACCCACAGGCATTCAATCCATTTTATTACATAGGGGATAAAATCATATTTGCCGGACAAGGAAATTACGTAAAAGGATTCACAGAAAAATTCTTACTTAATGTAGGTATGCGTTTTGAAAATGTAAGTCAAGAAGTGGAATACGATACTAACATTGCTAGAAGTGCTACCAATGGTCCTTCAAAAATCGATGAGAGTCTGTTCCTTCCTAGTCTAGGAATGAAATATTCACTTAACGAAGATAATATCGTTAGACTTGGAGCGAGTAGAACTTATATCATGCCTAGATTTAAGGAAATTGCTCCGTTTAGATATGATAATCCAGGTGGTACAGCTACTCAAGGTAATCCAGATTTAGAAATCTCTAATGTGACTAATTTTGACCTGGCTTATGAATACTATCCTTCTAAAGGGGAACTAATATCACTAACTGGATTTTATAAGAATATTGAAAATCCAATCGCTCGTACAGAAATCCCTAGTGGAGGGAATACACTTACTTACTTAAACGTAGGAGATAAGGCCACTGTAATAGGGGCAGAGTTTGAATTGCGTAAAGACATCTTCTCAAAAGAAATGCCAGAAGCAGGATTAGAAATGGATCGCGAGACTAAATTTGCTTTAGGTTTTAACGCTTCTTATATCTACAGCAAGCAAGAATTAAATGATCCTTTAGCACAGTTTACAGAAACGAGTACCGCGCTACAAGGTGCTGCTCCAGTGCTAGTAAATCTAGATATCAACTACAATACGTTTATCAACAAGAGCAATGTAAATACGGCATTGGTATTCAACTATTTTACAGAACGTGTTTACTCTGTAGGTACTCGTGGTTTTGAAAATATAAAAGAAATAGGTGTGCCAACCCTAGACTTTGTAAGCTCTATAGGTATAGGAGAAAACGGCAAACTTTCTTTAAAAGCTAGAAACCTCTTGAATCCAGAATACCGTTTAGAACGAGAAAGCAACGACGGTAACATTGTTTTAAGCAATTACAAACGTGGACTTGACATTAGCTTAGGATACAGCTATAAGTTTTAA
- a CDS encoding inorganic phosphate transporter — MSDIYIYMLIILAGLAVTDLVVGVSNDAVNFLNSAIGSKAISFKTIMIIASVGIAFGALSSSGMMEVARKGIFVPGEFYFDEVMIIFMAVMITDILLLDFFNSMGLPTSTTVSIVFELLGAAVCMSIIKINENDSETLLDLGKYIASDTALEIILGILLSVVIAFVIGGLVQFFSRLLLTFNYEGRPPFLAAIFGGVSLTSLFYFIIFKGLKGADLGAVTEFIATTNVQTFIGVAFLIWTIFSFIYVYAFKWDIYKLIIILGTFGLAMAFAGNDLVNFIGVPIGAYQAWEYAEGTGLPANEIGMSFLSGQLPSNKWLLVVAGLIMVATLWFSSKAQAVVKTSVDLARQDSGTERFQSNFLSRILVRYSLYVAEGIQQVMPERAANYISSRFEKLPVPAVIPKHADKPAFDYVRASVNLMVASVLISIATSYKLPLSTTYVTFMVAMGTSLADRAWGTESAVYRIAGVLNVIGGWFFTAFSAFTAAAVFAYLIYLGGMYAVVALVVLAILLIIRSFIGHKKSQKEQEVTDQLQKAESKTIQGIINESSDNVATVFKRSKRIYKNTLDGLIAQDLAILKASKKESKKLAGEIDDLRNNIFFFIKNLDDQNLGASKFYIDVLGNLQDISQSLDYISKASNTHISNNHKSLKFTQIKDLKEIILRIHEIFNDAQEIFSTKDFSSLEAIILEKRELINLVNEKIDKQVKRTKDADESPKNTTLYFSLLLETRDLMKETIQIVEQYYREYDASKTEPMQ; from the coding sequence ATGTCAGATATTTATATTTACATGCTTATCATTCTTGCGGGACTTGCTGTTACAGACCTTGTCGTAGGAGTGAGCAACGATGCCGTTAACTTTTTAAACAGTGCCATAGGTTCTAAAGCGATCAGTTTTAAAACCATTATGATCATTGCAAGTGTAGGAATAGCCTTTGGTGCGCTTTCCTCTAGTGGAATGATGGAAGTCGCACGTAAAGGGATTTTTGTTCCTGGAGAATTTTATTTTGACGAGGTCATGATCATATTCATGGCAGTTATGATTACTGATATTTTACTGTTAGACTTCTTTAATAGTATGGGATTGCCTACCTCAACGACTGTTTCCATTGTTTTTGAATTATTAGGAGCAGCCGTATGTATGTCCATTATTAAGATCAATGAAAATGATTCGGAAACTTTATTGGATTTAGGAAAATATATTGCGTCTGATACCGCACTAGAAATTATTTTAGGAATCTTACTTTCTGTGGTTATTGCTTTTGTTATTGGTGGATTGGTTCAATTTTTTTCTAGATTGTTACTCACCTTTAATTATGAAGGGAGGCCTCCGTTTCTAGCAGCTATTTTTGGAGGAGTATCCCTTACCAGTCTTTTTTACTTTATCATTTTTAAAGGTCTTAAAGGAGCAGACTTAGGTGCCGTAACGGAATTTATAGCTACAACTAATGTGCAAACTTTTATAGGTGTTGCTTTTTTAATCTGGACTATTTTTAGTTTTATCTACGTTTACGCTTTCAAGTGGGATATTTATAAACTGATTATTATTTTAGGGACCTTTGGTCTTGCCATGGCCTTTGCAGGAAACGATTTGGTGAACTTTATAGGAGTTCCTATAGGTGCTTACCAAGCATGGGAATATGCTGAAGGAACTGGTCTTCCAGCAAATGAAATCGGTATGAGTTTCTTGAGTGGTCAATTACCCTCTAATAAATGGTTGCTTGTAGTTGCAGGGTTAATCATGGTAGCAACTCTTTGGTTTTCATCAAAGGCACAAGCTGTTGTAAAAACCTCAGTAGATCTCGCCAGACAAGACTCGGGTACAGAGCGTTTCCAGTCTAATTTTTTATCTAGAATTTTAGTACGTTATTCATTGTACGTTGCTGAAGGGATACAACAAGTCATGCCAGAAAGAGCAGCAAACTATATCTCTTCTAGGTTTGAAAAGCTTCCAGTTCCCGCTGTAATTCCTAAACACGCTGATAAGCCTGCATTTGATTATGTGCGTGCGTCAGTAAATCTTATGGTGGCCAGTGTGCTTATTTCCATAGCTACTTCTTATAAATTACCTCTTTCTACTACCTATGTCACCTTTATGGTAGCGATGGGAACCTCGCTTGCTGATAGAGCTTGGGGTACAGAAAGTGCTGTGTATAGAATCGCAGGAGTATTGAATGTTATAGGGGGATGGTTTTTTACTGCTTTTAGTGCCTTTACAGCAGCAGCAGTATTTGCTTACCTTATTTATTTAGGTGGGATGTATGCCGTTGTAGCTTTAGTTGTCCTAGCGATATTGCTCATCATACGCAGTTTTATAGGTCATAAAAAGTCTCAAAAAGAGCAAGAAGTAACCGACCAACTTCAAAAGGCAGAGAGCAAGACCATTCAAGGTATTATCAATGAAAGCTCTGATAACGTCGCTACCGTTTTTAAACGCTCTAAGCGTATTTATAAGAACACCTTAGATGGTTTAATAGCACAAGACCTCGCTATTTTAAAAGCGTCTAAAAAGGAAAGTAAAAAACTTGCTGGAGAGATAGACGACCTGCGTAACAACATCTTCTTCTTTATTAAAAACTTGGACGATCAGAATTTAGGCGCGAGTAAGTTCTATATTGATGTACTAGGGAACCTTCAAGATATTTCTCAATCGCTAGACTATATTTCTAAAGCGAGTAATACGCATATAAGCAATAATCACAAAAGCTTAAAATTTACTCAAATCAAGGATCTTAAGGAGATCATATTGCGTATTCACGAGATTTTTAACGATGCACAAGAGATTTTTAGCACCAAGGACTTTAGTAGTTTAGAGGCTATTATTCTTGAAAAACGCGAACTCATTAATCTGGTTAATGAAAAAATTGATAAACAAGTAAAACGTACTAAGGATGCTGACGAATCACCTAAAAACACCACCTTGTACTTCAGCCTTTTATTAGAAACGCGAGATTTAATGAAGGAAACTATTCAGATTGTAGAGCAATATTACCGAGAGTACGATGCTTCTAAAACAGAACCTATGCAATAG